ACGGCGCAACAGATCGCTAATCAGAAACGCGGCGCAACGCAGTTGTTGCTCCAAGCCGGCACCGGGCAAAGCCAGGGGGTTGATTTCCACCGGTGGTTGCTGAAGATCAGACAGTTCCTTGATTTTCAGGCTGTCATGGCGCGCGGACAGTTTCCAGTGGATCATTTTCAACGGCTCGCTTCCCTGATAATTGCTGATGCGGCTGATGTCGCCTTCGCTGCCCTTGATGTGGCTTTCCTGCATACCGTCGTTTTGAATCTGATCCGTGACCTGCTGATGGCGACAGGCGACTGGCCGTGGAAACACGAGGATCGGCTGATCAAGATCAATGATGCAGCGACGAACAAAGAAATTGATGGGAAAGGTTGAGCTGATGGTCAGACGATGATGACCATGGAGGCCCCGTCCGCTGAATGTCACCGGGACTCCGACACTCTCCCGCCGGCCTTTTTTAACCAGAGGCAGGTGGCCGGTCTCGTTAACCTGATCTTCAAAAGAGAGGTCCAACAAAAAGCCCGGTAACAGCCGGCGGTTATTGGTCAGCCGCACACGCATCAACGTCTCCAGACCATCGTAGATCTCGTCAGGAGGTTCCAACGCAATATGAAGTTTTTTCAGGTTCCAGTGGCCGAGAATTCCCGACACCGACATAAAACCGAGCAGGGCCGACACCATCAGATAGAGCAGATTATTGCCGGTATTGACCGCTCCGAAGCCAAGCAGCAGGGTCATGACGATGTAAAGCGTTCCCGCTTTGGTCAGCTTCAGACCATAGGAACGGCTACGTTGTTGAGATGCGTACACTATGTGGTATTTTTCAACCATATAAGATGCGAAGACCTGGAGATATAGTATTTTCAGCTACTTGAAATGACCTTGCGGTTAGTTAAAATTAACACATGTATTGTTTGTCTCACCCCTCTGTCCCAGTACAAGACTAGAAAGATAGTGTTAGATACTCCAAAATTTTAGCACAAATCACAGTCCAAGAATATCCCAGTTATTAAAACTACTCTCGTCTTCCTTATTGAAAAATTTTAAATCAAACCACCGAAAATCAACATCCTTTCGTGCCGTGCCATCTGTTTTGGGTGTGTTGATATATTTGTCATATTCCTCTCTTACCCTCGTTGCAAGCACATCATGTTTGAAAATATAGTAATCATTATTCCCATCATCTTTCATATTAACCAAGATTACAAACAGGTTTGGATTGTTCAGAATCTTCTCGCTACCCTTACCCAGACGCCACCCTTGTTTATTACCCAACCCCATAGTTTTGACCTGAATCGTTACTGTTTTACGTCCTTCGGCATCAGAAGCCATTAAATCAAATATTGGATTGTTCTTTGATGTTGGCAGAGCAAGTATATTTCTTCTGCAAAGTTCAGCACATACGTAATATTCACCAGCTGTACCGATCATTCCCTTTTTTGGTTTTTCCATTATCATCTCCTGTTAACAAATTGAATTACCATAATCATTCTAAACCGAACACCACCACATCATAACATCATTAATTATGACAATTGCGGTTATAATTACCAGTTACAACTACCCGACTACCCCCATAACACGGCCCGAAAAGTTGTTGTAGTCACTGGGTAAAATTGGAAAGTGTGAAGTTAATACAATTTTTTATAAATACATATAGAAAAGAGATTTATCAGTATAAACAATTGGAGGCATACATGAGCAAAAGTGATTATATAATATTTAGGATAACACCAGAGGATAAAAGAATGCTGGAAACATACAGGATTAGGACAGGAAACTACTATATGACAGACATGATCAAAAGGTCTTTAGAGAGCTACATATACGATAAGACAGGAGAGTCAATAAAACTAAAATAAAAACGCGCCACCGGATGTTGTAGGAGTATGGATAAGATACATTTTCCCGGTGACGCGAGGAGGCCTATCATGAATGTTTTAAAAGACATGATCAGCACAATGGATAAAATAATTAATCGAATTGCATTATTATTTATGCAAAATAATCAAAAATATATAGAAAAAAATGCAGAAAATGAAAAATTAAATTGTGAAATAAAAAGCGATATCAGGAAGTTAAATATTGAATACAGGAGATTATCGAAAATGAGCAAACAACAAATGGCAGTAGACGAGATAAACGAACTGACAGATTTTTTAACTGGGGGCGCTCGTCGTGAACTGGACGGGATCAGAAAGGATTTGGATAGGTATAAGAGCGATTTGGCCTATCAAAAGACACGCAATTATGCAAGGTCAGTATTAATGTTGCACCAGATACAAATGATTGAGGGACAACAAGACCATTAAACGAGAATGACCGTCCCTTGGAGAGAGGGACGGCCTAAACATAAAACAAGCAATTGGAGTACTGCAATGCAACATATATATTTAGCATTTATTATACTCCAATTTATTTAAAAACGTAAACATGGAGTATATAAAAATGAATTATTACAAAAAAAAAGAATATCGAGAAAAACTCGATAAATTGCGGAAGACAGACCCAGAGATGGCAGCAGGGTTAGAAGAGCTTGATAATGTATCTCCCGCAGCACCAGTACCAGCACCAATACCCGAACAACAAACTACTGCAAGCACCGACACTGTTGAAATAATGCCAACACCAGTACAACCCACACCTGAACCACCAACAGCACCGACACCGGAACCAATACCAGTACAACAACATCACAGACCAGTAGTACCAATCAACAGCCATCAAAGTGTAAGATATTTGGGATTGGAATTAGACCTATTGGAGTTGCTAGCAAAGGGTGTTTTTAGCCACCGCGAGACTCGTGTGTTGCTGGTAATTTTGAGGCATACAGCGGGATTTAACAGGCCCAAATGGCCCCGCCGATCAGGTGACAATGACAAGATGATGGCGCTCAAACGCGATATTGCGGCAGCTACAAACATAGTATTATCAGACGTCACGAAAACACTTAAAAGCCTTATCAGCAAAAATGTAATCACAATGGACAGTGATGGTATCACCTATAACTATAATTATCAGGCATGGAATAGAGGTGATTGGCTAACATTTACGGACGATGTGCTTGAGGCGGTTGTGGAGACTCGCGAGGCAAATTACCTCTGATCCCGGCAGTGGTTATAGCTAGTTAAAATCAAAAAGGTAAATTACCTCAAATTTTGCAAGTTTAAGGTGATTTACCTTTTTTTAGGTCAATTTTGAGGTGAATTACCTCTAAAAAAAGGCGATTTACCTCTGAAAAAAGGTAAATCGCCTTTTTTTCCTCCCAAAAAGCTATATTTTGCAATGGAAATTTTGATCGTATAAAGGTTTTTATAAAGATTTATATAAAGTTCTTTTATAAAGTGAGTAAAATCAGTATTAAATCAATATATTAATTTGATAGATAGTACTACTAAAACCCTACGGGTTTTGTGCTTAGTGCTTGCACACTGCGTGTGCCAGCACATAATCACTGCAATTATTTTTTAAAACCTTACCTCAAAGAGCAAATACAATATCCTCTTGAATACGGTTTTAAATTCTTTTGTTATTACACTATATATAATAATATTATTATTCCCCTCGGTAAAATATACTGATAGATTACCATGGACGCATCAAAATGTAAACGTGACCTAATTATTAATCCTCTTGAGTAAGATCTTGTTTTATTGTCCGTTGATTAGGCTCTAAAAGTGCCGCGCAGCGGCCTTTTGCTCTCTATATGCCGGATACCGCAAGTCAAGCAATGCACACAACCAATTATCACCAATGCCCCTTACCTTTGCTCAATCCACTAATACGGCAAGTCAGCAACAATCACCGCTGATATTGCCCCAAAATGACTATGTGACAAATCAAAATTCTCTTGAGACATAAAGGGTTTTTATTGCGTGAAATCCTATTGAGAATGGGTTTCCCTTGCGGCACAAAGGAAAGTAGTCTTCATTGAGAGTGTGCCTGTATAATGACAGTGGATACATCTCCGTCATTTTTAGATATAATCCTGCCAGGGCCTAGATAACCTTCTCAGTGGCAGCCCTTTGCAGTAGGTTTCCTAAGTTTGGACTTGCGAATCACTTGATGGTGTTTCCTATATAGAAGTCTTTGGACTATGATAATCTTCCAGCTTGTTCCACTAATTGAGGATAAAAAACGAGACTATTTGACCGTTCAACATATGACGACCTATCGGCTCGAATGTCTTCCAATAGCTTTTTAGCAATTGTTGAAAATATCGTTTTGACTTTTCCGCCAGAAGATTCTTGAACTAAAGAATCTTCGCCAACCCTTGAAAACCTAATGTATTTATCAATTATCTCGTATAATTTTATATGTGTTGTTTCTTTTCTGTTGAATGCACTGTATATATTCGATAGAAAACTAACATTTCCTCCAACTAGTTTTTTTATAGTTTCAGTATCAATGAACAGCTCATTGCATATGTTTTGATATAATTGATTATTATTTTCCATTACCCATATTATAAATATTATATATGGAAGATGTATTATTGTTTTTTCTGATGTAATTGTTATTGAGTCAATTATTATACAATATTGAATCATGTCTCTAAGGCTAAGATTCAATTGGTTCGCAAAGGAAGCAAAAGTCTCAACACGAGTATTCACGCCTATGTAAAATTCTTCTTCTAGCGGGGTATATAGATTATCTCTATTAGAAAGGGCATATTTTTCAAAGAGATACCATGCGAATTCTCGTCTATCTGGCTCTCTAAATATATATGTCTGATCAAAAAACCTTTTTAAATATTTCTGGCTGTCAAATCCTTCACCATATACTCTTTTAATCGAATGACATAACTGATCTGATGCCGTTGCAACCACAAAATATACGTTTCTGACACCAAAAAGGTGCTTTATCGTTTCAAGAAGTTCAATGGCGTAATTAGGTCTACATCGGTCAAGTTCATCTACAAAAATAAATAGTGGAGTCTTTATTGTTTTTATGGTTTCAAGATGTTTTGTCAGCTTTTCTAATCGATCCTTGAACTCCAAGATGGTTGCCTGTGTTTCATTATGTGATTTGAGCATTTTTGATGCAGCTCTTGAAACCACGCTTGATATCGTTTCATTTTGTTCGTCATTGCTAGGATCATTCACACCATCTTCACTGATGACTAATTCACCCGTAGGGCTTTCTAACAGTTCTGATATTTGGTCACAAGACATTGCTGTTATTTTTTTGACCAAAGCCTCTAGTAAAAGGGGGGACGACACCTGTACTAATTTTCTTGCACTCTTGTTCCAATTATTCATCAATAGTTTTATTTTTTTGCCGCGTATTTTCCCTATTTTATGGTTAAAGTATGGTTCCAACTGATTGTTTATAGTAGCAATAAAAGCAATTAAAGGCTCTTTGGAAAAGTCATTCTGCCACGCATCAAAGTAAATTACTGGATATCCACTATTTAACAGTTCATCTGCCCAATTTTTCAGGAAGTATGTTTTTCCCTGCCCCCACTCAGCATTGATATTCAGAACAAAAGAACCGTTGTTCATTGTGGTATTTTCAGTTTTGCTTTTACCAATTAAATACTTTGTCAAAAAATCTGCTTCTTCTTTTCTTCTAAGTTTGTCGTTTTTCCATGTTTCTAACTTCTTACGATTCTGCACCGGATTCACCTCAATAAGGTTAACTGTTTACGATTTTGACGTTTTATTGATCTTCGTTTTACAATGCTCTAATTTTATTTATTTTTCCAGTGTTCCTTTTATGCCTAAAACTGCCGTCAAAAAGGTATACCTTCCTGACACTTATAAAATCACTGTCAAAAAGGTCATTATTTGAATTGTTGACATATGTTACAAAAAGGTCTATGATATTTTTGACAGTTGATAATGACACATAGGAGGTAATCAACATGGCTACAACATTTTGCTACTCGCGGGTATCAACGCTAGATCAGAACACCAATATGCAGGTACAGGCGCTAAAAAAAGCCTACCCTGATGCAGTCCATAGGGTCGAAACTGGATCAGGCACCACTACCAAAGGCCGTGAAGTGCTGGCTCTCATTTTGGACATGGTTGGAAAGGGTGACAAGCTGGTCGTCTGGAAACTGGACAGATTGGCCCGTAACATGTCTGACCTCATGCAAATAGTAGATACATTGGACAACAAAGGTGCAAGCCTCGAAATATTGGATCAGCGGATAGACACCAGTACCGCCAGTGGCAAGGCGTTTTTGCAGATGTTGGGTGTTTTTGCTGAGTTTGAAACAAATTTACGCAAAGAACGCCAGCTAGCAGGGATAGCAGCAGCAAAGGCAAAAGGTAAGCATTTGGGCCGTGCTGCCAAACTCACGGATACCCAAAAGCAACAGATCAGAGCCGATCATGAGGCAGGTAGTAACCCCTCTCAGCTTGCCGCACAATATGGGGTCAGCCGTGGGACTATCTATAACGTCATCAATAGCTAAAATCTTGATGATATCAGGGTAAATGCTGGTTGTACCCTAGGCAGAACACACCACAGACACACCACTAAAGGGGCTGATATCGCCCCTTTTTTATTGCCTTGAATCCACCAACAGCAATTAGCAGTCCAAAACATATCAAATTTGATCATTAACACCCAATATTACCCCATTAATGACTAATTATCATCATTATTGAGACATTAACCACCACCACAAAAAAGCACCCTAAAAACCCCTGCCAATCGGTCAACTAAAGGGGGTCTACCTCCCCTAATGGCTATATTCAATGCGTATAATATTTTTAGACCAACCCTCCCAAAGTTGAGTTACGCCCCCCTCCCAGTACCACACGAAACAACTCTCTGATATTGAAAAGTAAATTCGAATTGAAAAAGCCCGATTATAAAAAAATTTGCGACAGAAAAATTTAAACAAAAGCAGCCAAAGTTGATTTACATGTAAAAGATTAAATTATTTTTTAATTCATAGGAAAAATATCCCTTTTTTATATAAATAATAGTAACTAAAAAACAATTAGGATGGTGGTATATGAGGCTTAAACGTAAATATGAGATATTAAAACAGAATGAATCTGTTGAAAAAAGGATCAGTAATGTGCTTTCTGATCCAACAAAGGTCATATGCAAACCAATAGATCGATCTGTATCTGATGCAATGCTGCGTAACTGTGAAATTGACGATGACATTTTGCAACTAGTTGAATCACGACTAGGCAAAGAAAAGAACAACGTCAATAAAAATGTCCTTTCACTATGGTCAAAAGTTTTAAAACGCAAACTATCCGAAACAAACTTTACCAACAGAATCTTTTTGACCAGTTGCGAAATCATATTAATAGCTGCTCTCGGTAGTGGTTCAGAAGCCCAAAAGAGCGTGTTGTTGACAAAGGCGAAAATGTTGATGGGGTATGGATCAACTTTGAAAGAGCAGGATGAGTCAAGCCGTTACGATCAGCTGCTTAACGAGAGCATCACTGCCCCAGACATAGCAACCAACATACCGATACCTGCACACCTCAACGACCTTGAGTTAGCCAAAATGTTACGTGGACGGTTAGCCATGGCAGCTAGTGTTGATCCAGCAGACCGCAATGCCGAGCTTAACGATGTGCTACAGGGCATCTACAAATGCTACGCTGTCGAGGAAATCAATCAGGATGAGTTGGAAGTACTCAAAATTGCTGAAAAATACGTACAGTCATTAATGTAAAGTGTTGTAACAAAAGGAGAAATTTAAAATGGATAGAAAACTAGAAATGGCCTTAGAGCTACTACAAATAGACAAGTTGACGCCAGAAAAACAAGCCGAACTCAAGGAATTTATCGTTGATATTGTGATGCAAAAAGCAAAAGAAATTGCCGGAAATGGTGGACTTAACGAATCAAAAAATGGCTGGCACAACAAGGATAACTACAGATGGTTTTAAACAAACAACAACTACAAATTGTCAATGTGTTGTTGAAATGGAAATGCAGTACTCAGGGTATGGAATTTGTCCTTGATAGCATTGACCAGATCAACAGCGACGATCCACAGGTTATGGGTCAGTTATTGATAGATAAATTGGGAATGAATGAACTTTTCAATGAGTTAAAGGGATTGGGTATCGACTTACCGTTCGAGGTGTAAACTATGGAAATGTATAAATTATTTAAAATTAGATACAGGTTTCGAGATGAAGAGTTTACGGCCAATATCGTTGGGGTGTCGTCCGATGATTGTATCAGGTATCTAACCCAGCAATACGGGGAACTTTCCTATTATAAATGCATGGGTAGCAGTGACATACACCTGATACTACCAGAGGTGGAAAAACTCATATCCACAAGATTAAAAAATGCACATACTGGATATAAATCTACTGCATGAGATCAGGATATACAGCAATGGCAAGCCAGTCATAAACGACGGATTATCAACGGCCTATGACTATCTATACATGCTACAGGTACACAACAGGATATCCGGGGCCAATGACATGATAGAGGGTATCAGGGGTGCCGGGATCATGGATACGGCTAGCCTGATATCGTCTGTGCTGGACTGACTGGATAAAGGTAGGGGTTGATATGGTTTTGATTGAGAAAGACGATTACAGGGCAAATTTGGAGGACAAAAACAAATGACAGACCAATACCGTTATCACACACTACCGCGCACACTACCAAAGATCGCGGCTATGTTGTCGGAGCTATCAGCAACAAACAATATTATAAGGGTTGACGACGACTATAATTTTGTCGTCACTGAGAAAAAAATGGAGAATATTATGGATCAAAAACACTATATAATCAAGCAGTTAACAAACAATCATCAGCGCAACGAGGATTTATGTAACTTGATGCATGAGCTAGGATATCGACTAGTAGTACTCAACGACTATAGCGCATGTTTCGAGCGATTTGAAGAGTCTGACCTAGCAAAATTAGAGGCGTAACAGGTGGCTACCAGAACGTCACTGATCAAATCCAACAGGCCAGCAAAAACACACCCATACAGATTAACAATGCATCTCACACAAAATGAGAAAGAATGGGTTAAGTCCTTGCAAAATAAAGGAATTTCGATACATCAGTTGATTTCGTTGATGCTGGAAGAGGCTTTTATAGAGAGTCAACAGGATACCCAAATATACAAATCAATGGCTGTTGGGTGTGATGATAATGTGACAGTGGTTGAACGATAACACGCCCCCTAGATATACCGCGTATCCTTGGTGTCCGTGGGGGCGGTTAATCGGTGTTATCGGTGGTGGGGTTACGGTTCCCAGTGGATACTATTTAGCTCAGCAACATCAAAAGTTATTTTCTCTATATTGTCTTTTAGTACAGTAATATCAATATCTGACCCATAAAGGCCATAGGTCATGGTCGGATTGTTATGCCCCATCAATCCAAACGCTACATGCTCTGGTATGTCGGTACGTTTGATAGCATCCGCGAACGAGTGTCGGAACGAGTGGAAACATTTTTTATCCGCATCATCAAATTTAATCGTTGCTGCATGACGACACCACCATTTGCTTGCTGATGTACCATAGCCATGAGGGCCAATTTTCAAGCCATCAAATAGTTTCATTGCTTTCGATCTACTTTTCACATAAGCGAGAAACCCCATTTCGATCAGCTTACTATGGATCGGAATTTTTCTTTTTGCTGATGCATTTTTTAGTCTCTTACCTTCACTGTCATCATTTATATCTATGTACCAAATTCCATTATCTGTACGGATGTCAGATACGTCCAGTTGAGCCAATTCGTTAAGTCTAGCACCAGTATAAATGGCTAGTAGTGGCAACCAGTAATAGTATTCGTGTCTATTCCGTCGTGTATATATTCTGCTGGTTGCAATCATGGATAGATCATCAAAACTGTAAGGTAACCGTGCGGTACTACGAGTCTTTTTCTGTTTTATCGTTGTGCCAGATGCAGGGTTACTATCAATATATCCATTTTTGCTGGCCCATGATAATAGGGCTGACAGTTTGGTGATGTATTTGTTGATAGAGGTTATAGATACAGTCGGCAAGCCATGATCCATTGCTACTAGATCACTAAAAGGTATATCCCGTGTCTCTGGCTTTTTATGTGCATTTTTAGGTAATTTCAATAGTTGGTTTTTATAAGCTGTGATGGTTGCGGTGTTAATATCCGAGATGTCAACATCGCCTTGTAACTGCACAAAAAGGGCATAAGCTTGTAGCTGTTCGGCTTTGGTCTTTGCTGTCCAGTTGCCACCTGCCACCATTTCAGTGGTGTACTGGTCAACAAGTTCGGTAAAATAGATGATTTTTACTGTTGGTGTTGGGTTAGCTTTTGGTAGTGATACTGATTGTGTCGGTTGTGGTTGTACTGGTATATCTTGTTGTAATCCATAGTAGGCTCTTGCACGAACTCTGATAGATTCCAACTCGACTTCTCGATATATTGGTGCATATGTATTGTATAATTCAATAATTTCAGATTCATTCTTGCGATATGCCAAGTCTGGAATATGTTTATCGCACCAATCTTTTTCTATATTATCTGATATTTGTGTTGTTTTAATTTTATCTATAATTTGTTCATTTGTCATTGTTGTGAAATAATTTTCTCCTTTATATTTAATTGCACTGCTTATATTGGAAAAAATTATCATAGATTGGTGTCGAATGTAAACGTAGTCCCTAGATTTGAGTGAGAATTTTATTTCTCGTTTTGATTTTGGCAAGGTATATCGGAAATAATAGATTCCATTGTCCCGTCGAAAAATGTAGTTCGCGTAGTTTGACAATTGTCTCACCCCTCTGACTCATGGGTCAATTCGGTGAGCTGAAAGCGGGAAAATCCCTTACTGTATCTAGTAAATTCGAGGTCTTACACCATAGGAACGGGTACGTTGTTGAGAATCGATACCATCACCTCACGTTTGTTCAGCGATTGATGCTCGCTGTGAAGAATCAGACGATGGGCACCCACCGGTCCGCTGATGAGTTTGACATCTTCGGGGATGACATAATCGCGGCCATCCAGATAGGCGGCAGCACGGGCTGCCGTGGCCATGCTGATGGCCCCGCGTGTGGAAATCCCCGCGTTGATGAAGCGGTGATTGCGGGTGGCCTCGGCGATGGCGAACAGGTAATCGACGAGCTTCTCATCGAGATGGATGGTTTGGACCGCCTGTTTCGCCGCATGGATATCTTCACGACTGAGCAGTGGTTCAATTTCGAGCATTTTTTCGCGAATGCCGCCGTTACTGATAATCTGTTTTTCCAGTTCGGCTGGAGGATAGCCGATGCCCGTGGTAATGAGAAACCGATCCAGTTGCGATTCCGGTAGCGGATAGGTGCCGATCTGCTCCGTCGGGTTTTGGGTGGCAATGACCATAAACGGGTCGGGCAACGGATAGCTGACGCCCTCAACCGTGACCTTGCGCTCTTCCATGGCTTCCAGCATGGCACTTTGGGTTTTGGGCATGGCACGGTTGATCTCGTCGGCCAGCAGAATATGATTGAAAATCGGCCCTTCGATAAAACGGAAACTGTTTTTTTCACGGTCGAAAATCGACAGGCCGGTAATATCCGACGGCAGCAGGTCGCTGGTGCATTGAATGCGCCCGAATGATAAGCCTAAGGCGCGTGATAAGGCCAAGGCCAGAGTGGTCTTGCCCAATCCGGGAATGTCTTCCAACAACAAGTGGCCGTCGGAAAGCAGAGCAATCATCGCCAGGCGCAGGGCTTTGACTTTGCCCTGCAGGTAGCGGCTGGCCAGGGTATCGATGACCTTTAAAATTTCAGTGTGTTTTGCCAATTTTTCTGTCACAGCGTCTCCTGGGGGAATCGATGAGTGTGAACGAATTTTTATGAGCTGTGTTGACTATAGCATGTTATACAAGGAGCGAAAATATTGTCCTGTTTGTCTAAATTCATGTCCGGTCATCCTGAGCCGGGCGGGAGAAATCTGAATGACCATCTGGGTGGATGCCGATGCCTGTCCGCGGGTGATTAAAGAGATCCTTTATCGTGCGGCACAGAAGAGGCAGATTGAACTGGTTCTGGTGGCCAACCAGCCGTTACGTACTCCTGTCAGTTGCTATATCTCATCACGCCTGGTTGGTGCCGGTTTTGATGTCGCCGACGAGCAGATTGTTGAATGGCTGGTTGA
This region of uncultured Desulfuromonas sp. genomic DNA includes:
- a CDS encoding replication protein gives rise to the protein MNYYKKKEYREKLDKLRKTDPEMAAGLEELDNVSPAAPVPAPIPEQQTTASTDTVEIMPTPVQPTPEPPTAPTPEPIPVQQHHRPVVPINSHQSVRYLGLELDLLELLAKGVFSHRETRVLLVILRHTAGFNRPKWPRRSGDNDKMMALKRDIAAATNIVLSDVTKTLKSLISKNVITMDSDGITYNYNYQAWNRGDWLTFTDDVLEAVVETREANYL
- a CDS encoding P-loop NTPase fold protein gives rise to the protein MQNRKKLETWKNDKLRRKEEADFLTKYLIGKSKTENTTMNNGSFVLNINAEWGQGKTYFLKNWADELLNSGYPVIYFDAWQNDFSKEPLIAFIATINNQLEPYFNHKIGKIRGKKIKLLMNNWNKSARKLVQVSSPLLLEALVKKITAMSCDQISELLESPTGELVISEDGVNDPSNDEQNETISSVVSRAASKMLKSHNETQATILEFKDRLEKLTKHLETIKTIKTPLFIFVDELDRCRPNYAIELLETIKHLFGVRNVYFVVATASDQLCHSIKRVYGEGFDSQKYLKRFFDQTYIFREPDRREFAWYLFEKYALSNRDNLYTPLEEEFYIGVNTRVETFASFANQLNLSLRDMIQYCIIIDSITITSEKTIIHLPYIIFIIWVMENNNQLYQNICNELFIDTETIKKLVGGNVSFLSNIYSAFNRKETTHIKLYEIIDKYIRFSRVGEDSLVQESSGGKVKTIFSTIAKKLLEDIRADRSSYVERSNSLVFYPQLVEQAGRLS
- a CDS encoding DUF58 domain-containing protein codes for the protein MYASQQRSRSYGLKLTKAGTLYIVMTLLLGFGAVNTGNNLLYLMVSALLGFMSVSGILGHWNLKKLHIALEPPDEIYDGLETLMRVRLTNNRRLLPGFLLDLSFEDQVNETGHLPLVKKGRRESVGVPVTFSGRGLHGHHRLTISSTFPINFFVRRCIIDLDQPILVFPRPVACRHQQVTDQIQNDGMQESHIKGSEGDISRISNYQGSEPLKMIHWKLSARHDSLKIKELSDLQQPPVEINPLALPGAGLEQQLRCAAFLISDLLRRNQPVGLKLNDTLIPPALGQGHKIHLLKELATYGQD
- a CDS encoding recombinase family protein, producing the protein MATTFCYSRVSTLDQNTNMQVQALKKAYPDAVHRVETGSGTTTKGREVLALILDMVGKGDKLVVWKLDRLARNMSDLMQIVDTLDNKGASLEILDQRIDTSTASGKAFLQMLGVFAEFETNLRKERQLAGIAAAKAKGKHLGRAAKLTDTQKQQIRADHEAGSNPSQLAAQYGVSRGTIYNVINS
- a CDS encoding MoxR family ATPase, whose protein sequence is MTEKLAKHTEILKVIDTLASRYLQGKVKALRLAMIALLSDGHLLLEDIPGLGKTTLALALSRALGLSFGRIQCTSDLLPSDITGLSIFDREKNSFRFIEGPIFNHILLADEINRAMPKTQSAMLEAMEERKVTVEGVSYPLPDPFMVIATQNPTEQIGTYPLPESQLDRFLITTGIGYPPAELEKQIISNGGIREKMLEIEPLLSREDIHAAKQAVQTIHLDEKLVDYLFAIAEATRNHRFINAGISTRGAISMATAARAAAYLDGRDYVIPEDVKLISGPVGAHRLILHSEHQSLNKREVMVSILNNVPVPMV
- a CDS encoding site-specific integrase, whose protein sequence is MIIFSNISSAIKYKGENYFTTMTNEQIIDKIKTTQISDNIEKDWCDKHIPDLAYRKNESEIIELYNTYAPIYREVELESIRVRARAYYGLQQDIPVQPQPTQSVSLPKANPTPTVKIIYFTELVDQYTTEMVAGGNWTAKTKAEQLQAYALFVQLQGDVDISDINTATITAYKNQLLKLPKNAHKKPETRDIPFSDLVAMDHGLPTVSITSINKYITKLSALLSWASKNGYIDSNPASGTTIKQKKTRSTARLPYSFDDLSMIATSRIYTRRNRHEYYYWLPLLAIYTGARLNELAQLDVSDIRTDNGIWYIDINDDSEGKRLKNASAKRKIPIHSKLIEMGFLAYVKSRSKAMKLFDGLKIGPHGYGTSASKWWCRHAATIKFDDADKKCFHSFRHSFADAIKRTDIPEHVAFGLMGHNNPTMTYGLYGSDIDITVLKDNIEKITFDVAELNSIHWEP